The Triticum urartu cultivar G1812 chromosome 5, Tu2.1, whole genome shotgun sequence genome contains the following window.
ttctattgttagtcttagaaccacgacagaggccgaattgggaggaccccaagtaggattcctcctacttggggcgcccccttggctgcttctcctcccctccaacctatatatatgagggggcatcgctagaacacacaccaacaattgttagccgtgtgcggcgccccctccacagtttacgcctccggtcatatcttcgtagtgcttaggcaaagccctgcgtgaatcacttcaccatcaccgtcaccacgccgttgtgctgacggaactctcccttgacactttgctggatcaagagttcgagggacgtcatcgagctgaatgtgtgcagaactcggaggtgtcgtacgttcggtgcttgatcggtcggaacgagaagaagttcgattacatcaaccgcgttatcaaacgcttccgctttcggtctaggagggtacgcggacacactctccccctctcattgctatgcatctcctaggtAGATCctgcgtgagcgtaggatttttttttgaattacatgCTACATTTCCCAACACGAAGCCCAAAACGGGACTCTAGATCTGCCCTCTagatgaagaataggaggtggCAGCGGCTTcgtatcataaaatgcgatgaaatttcttcttttgtttttttcctcGGGAAATAGGAATTTAGTGCTGAGATTAGGGCCAGTGGAGCCACCTAGGCCCCACAAGCCACCAGGGCACGCTCTAGGGGGTGAGTGCGTCCTGATGCCTTGTGGgcacctggtggcccccctccaGTGGGTCTTTGCTctattattttttatatattccataaaaaaaaCTTCAAAAGTCTCGTCCAATTCCAataacttttatttctgcacaaacaacaccatgatagttctgctgaaaacaatgtcagtccgggGTAGTTTCATTTAAATCGTGCAAATTAGATTTCAAAACAAGAGcaaaaatgtttggaaaagtatatacgacggagacatatcagacGGCGATTCGTGGATCTTTGTGGGCGAATATGTTCGGGCAATCGAGAAGCAAGATCTCAACGAGATCGGATGGCACATATTGAAGAAGCGTATGGACGGCAGAATGACAACAGGGTGTGTGGTGAGCTAAAAAGCTTTAACTAGAGATGGCGAGTGGCTACCACGCGACGATGCGATGGGCGCACTAGGACGATGGTTGGTGACATTGTTGAAACCCTACTCGACGTTTGCAACAAGGGGGTGGAGGCACAACGAGCTACAAGGCCATGTGGTGGTTGTGGCGACTGATGACCGGTGGCCTCCGTTACAAGCGGTGAGCGGGCTGGCGATGGGGATGGCAATGCAGGGCACATGATAGCTCGCGAGGGCGGTGAGTGAGGCGAGGCGCTCACGAGATGGAAGAAGAGGAGAGATAAGAAGGGTTTTTTCCTTAATGCAGGGGAAAGAGGTCGACCCACACACTTGAATCATACGGTGCATAGCGAACGAATTGTGCGGCTGGCAGGGTCACCAATCTTgattttatttttaatttgaaaGCTGCATTTTAGCGAACCTGGGTTTGCAGATCGCCTTACGGATCTCTAGAGTACGTATTCCATGCACCCAAAATAAGtatctcaactttgtactaaattTAGCACACAATTATATTAAGGTTAAAACATTTATTTTGTTAAAACTTGGGTAGGGTCTGGCCCTGAAGTTGCATTGTCTTTAGCTTTTGATGATTGTAAGGATCTAGTGATTGAGTAATACAAGTTTTCATCCCAGAAAAAAAAGTGCGCTCGACGCATATTTTGGCGGTCGATATTTTTGACGACGTCGCCATCGTCGGCGTACGTACGTTGAGCTCGAGTTCCCGATCACGATCAGTCTGGGGCGTTCCCGAGATTCCCAAGCGTGTTCTTTTCTTGTCCTTCCAAAGCGTAATAAATGCCGCAGTATTGGGCAATTTTGACTATTTTGACCTGTGGACGAAATCAATTCACAAAATGAACTGcccgtgaaactatttcacagcACTGACCCTTTTGTGTAGCGCCCGCCAAGCAGGCGCCACACCCTACGGTGCAGCGCCTAGCTCGGGGGCATTGCACCTCAGTCCACCGTGGCAGCCCCTGGGCCCGCACCCAGCACTGCAGCGCCTCAGAGCTAGGCGCTGCACCGTAATGTGCAGCGCTCGGCCCGCAGGCGCTGCACTGTGACTTAGATCCCAGCCGCCCGCTgcccccccccaccccacccaTTCGTTCCAGAGGAGTTACAGAACAGGCGGCCGGCGGcttcctcctctccccctctcaaTCCCCTCTTAAAAAATCTTCAAATCTGACGATTTGGCCCGTGGATTCCTTCACCAATCCATCCTAGAAGGTACTTTTCTCCGATCCCCTTCTTTCTATCCATAGAATGTATGCTATTTCGGAGATTTGAGGAACCCTTGTTTGAATCTTGTGTGTATTAGATTTAGGGAATTTTTGTTTGAATCTTGCATGTATTAGATTTGGGGAACCCTTGTTAGACTAGAATGTGGTTTGGATACATAGGTTGACATGTTATTTATATAGTTTGGATACATAGGTTGACATTTTATTTATATGGAAAAGATATTTGTATTGAATCTTGCATGAGGTAGGCTTAGTTTAGTTTATTGAAATTACATTTGTATTGGCAAGAATGGTTTGGATACATATGCTTTGTATTTTGCATCTAGTAGGCGTACTTTAGTTTATTTGTATTGAAAAGATAATCGTGTTGACAAGAAAGCTTTCTTTCAAAATTGTTAGGATGGTTTGGCTTCTCGATGATCACTGGGACAAACAACACCGGTCGTACGCTATGGCGGTGGAGCAGCGGGTAATAATGAAAGTGGCCTGTTTTATGAATTTCGTATTTATTTCAAACACAAATGCCCCATATGTAATGTTATGAATTGTTTGTTTGTAGGCGCTTGCACCTTTGAAGCTTCGTTCTCACggggtcacccttgggtggaTGCGCTATGATGAGCGATACACACCGTATGTAAGGGAGACAGGACTTCTCCCTTTCATTCATATGGTCAGACGGTCGACGCCACCCAACAATGCTCCAGCACTCACCGCGCTTATTGATCATTGGCGGCCGGAGACACATAGTTTCCATCTACGGACCGGGGAGATGACAGTGATGCTCCAGGATATTGCTATGATCACCGGTCTTCCTATCGATGGGAATCCTCTATGTATGAGCACCGACTCCGATGGGTGGCGCGCGCAGATGCATGCCCTTATCGGTATGGTTCCTCCGGAGCCTCCGGAACCAGCAGCAGAAAATAAGAAGAAGGAAAGAGTCGCAGCCGGTGCTACTTTCACGTGGATTACTGAGCACTTTGGTACTTGCCCACCGGAAGCTGATGAGGACACGGTCAAGATATATGCTTGTGTCTACATGTGGTATGTGATATCCAGGACTATGTTTGCTGATGGCACGGGCAAGAATGCTCCATGGATGTGGCTGAAGGCGTTGACCGTCTTCGATAGCAAATGGAGTTGGGGTTCGGCGACACTGGCTTACTTGTATAGACAGGTATGAAGTTGTTTCTTTTTCACTTCATTGCTACATTATGAATGCGATCTTGCTCTTAATTGAACCATGTTCTCTTTCATGTGCAGTTGGACGAAGCCTGTTGTAGGTCATCTGGAGGTATTGGTGGTTGTTTGCTCGCACTTTCCATATGGAGCTGGGAGCGTTTGCCGGTTGGACGTCCGAAGAAGGTGAAGTACGATGATTGGGACGACAAAGGCGACCTACTACGGCTACCCACTTGGGCTTACAAGTGGGATGTGATAAATGAGACGACAGATGATCCCTCGGTCATGTACAAGTTGTACCAGAGTGAGCTTGACGCGATCATGCCTGAGCAGGTGAATTGACATGGCATAAGTGATTATGATGCTTCTATTGCAACTCGATATCAATTTTGCATTCTATCCCATTTTGCAGGTGATATGGGAGCCGTATGGAACAGGAGATAGTTTTGGTGACCCTTTAGAGTTCAGACTGAATCCGATGTGCACTAGGGATAGGGATCTCTGGCGTATGCGGTGCCCACTCATATGCAACTGGGCGGTTGAGCTTCACCTCCCACATCGAGTGCGCCGTCAGTTTGGTTTGTTCCAGGCACATCCGCCGGAGTGGGAGGACACGGACAAGTTGCTACACGCGTAAGATATAATTAACCTTGAGTACTTAGCAGCTTCTCGGCGGTTTCGATGCTACTAATATTATGTTTCTAACTTGCAGGTTGGATAGGAAAAGGCAGCGGAAGATTAAGGATTGGGCCAAGCATCACAGAAAGTATGTCGTACAGTTTGCGCTTAGTGTGGAGCAAGCTAGGGCTGGAAAAGGAGTCCAGCTTCGTGAGCACTGCCCTGTAGCGTTCAACAACTATCTCACATGGTTTCTTGCAAGTACCCGTGTGGAGGTATGCAAGCCGGCGTATGCTGAGGAGATTTTGGAAGAACCCACTGTTTTTGATGAGGTAGCCCAACACCAGTACAACGCATTAGTCAGGAAAGGCAACTCAGTGATCCCTTCAGCTCCAATGATGAACTTTGTGGTATTTGCCCTCTTTGCTTTTCATTCACACTATTCACATCTTCGCTTGCCTAACACGTTAATACCATTTCTGTTCATAGCGTGCCCAGATCAAGAAAGCAGCTGATGAGACCGAGACTATTCTTGAAACAACCCCGGCTGGCAAAAGCGATGGAGAAGGTGCACTTCGAGCATTCATCAAGGTTCACATCTCCTTCAAACTAGCACTTAACATGTGTTGCTACGTTCGATGTCTCATTCACTTGTACATGTTGCAGCGCCAGGGCCAAAAGTTAAGGCGGCTATCAAACCTTTTTGGTTGTCGTGACCCCGAGTATGTATCACCAGAACGGTCTAGGTCGGCGACACCATCAGATCCCGCTTCGGGCCAGAGCCATGGTGATCATTTGGAGGATGAGGATGTGGGTGTGGCACCCAAGAGGTATGGCATGAGCATATATATCCAATTGTTGATGCATTGCTAACCTCACACACGGTCTTTCCATATCTTTTGTTGATGCATAGGTTGCTGATGATGATATGACCTTGGGGGCGTACCAGGTTAGGTTTGCATACATACTAAAGCCTAGAAAGGGAATCAACAAGTACACACCTGAAGACTTCACCGAAAGAGGCAAAAGGACGGTCGGCACCTCGCGGATGGCGGCTTTGGATGACTATTTGGATGACGATGTCGATGACGTGGAGGAACCGGAGCCGGAGCGGGAGCGTGTTCCTCTTCCTAGGAAGGTCAAGAAGTTAGCCAGCAAGAGGGGGGAGCAGCCAAAAAGCGCTCAAGGAACTAGCTCTTCTTAGGAACCAGCCATAGTCCTTTATTTGTGGTAGCTCTATGTTGAACTTGATCCTCTTTGTATGTCTTAGTTATGTTGAACTTGGAGTTGACGTCTTAGCAATGTTGAACTTGGTCCTCTATGTTGCACTTGTTGTCTTAATAATGTTGAACTTGATCTTCATTAGCTTCACCATTAAAGCCCTCATCTTGATCATTCACATTGGCAGTCTCGACATGTTTGAACTGGTCTGGATCCTCGAGGGTGACCTCAACTCCCTGCTCAACCACATTGAACTCTGAACCATGACAATCACCCTCTGGGTGCACCAAgtccccctctcccttcctcatCTCTACCTGATAATGATTCTGGTTGCAAGCTACAGCCACTGCAGCGCCTAGCACCGAGGCGCCACACTCTACAGTGCAACGCCTAGCTACTGGGCGTTGCACTGTACAGTGTGGCGCCTCGGTGCTAGGCGCTGCAGTGGCTGTAGCTTACAAACAGAAAGTTTGCTCTCTGTTTAGCTCAGTCCATGTGTGCAACGCCTTAGCTCTAGGCGCTGCACTATACAGTGTGACGCCTAGTTCTGAGGCGCCACACTGTGCAGTGCAACGCCCAGTAGCTAGGCGTTGCACCTGTACTTAGCAAATTTTTGGCACACGCACACATATTCCGATGAGGAGAGATAGTAGCTCACGACACATAGCAAGCAAAGAACTGTGACACATAGTAGTTCACGACACATAGTACTTCACGACACATACTAATTCATAATACATAGTACTTCATGACACATAGTAGATCACAACCAAATCGAAGAGGAGAGATAGTAGTTCATGACACATAGTAGTTCACAACCAAATCGAAGAGGAGAGATAGTAGTTCATGACACATAGTAGTTCACAACCAAATCGAAGAGGAGAGATAGTAGTTCATGACATAGCTCTATTGCGTAGAGCAAGGCCcttttcccttcttcttcttcttctcttcttcctcttcctcctcccttTTCCTTATGAGGTGGGCCTCCTTAACCACCCTCTCCATGAATATATTTtcctccctctcttttttttCAGCTGCAATTGCCCAAAGCTTCATGGTTCCTTCTTCAAAATCCTTTTGACGCTTCTTCTGTGCCTCCTCACATTTCCTCACCAATGCTTGCTCCCTAGCGCGCATCGCATTTGATGCTCTCTCTTCTTCCTTCCTCTTCTCCTCAAGCTcctcttcctttttcttctttaGCTTGGCTGCATCCTCCTCTCTAAGCTTCTTCGCAGCCTTCTCCCACCATCCCGCCATCTCATCTTCGCCATCCTCCTTCATTGTTGGTTTGTTGGGTTGGGAAGCCGCCATACCTACAATGAGTGAAACATAATGGTTAGTAAAGACAATACAAACAAATGGAACATATGAAAAAAATAACATATGgaaaacaagaacatttgaaACATTATAGTTAGTGAGCAACATACGGAAATGGTCCATCGAGGTATCCAAACATTCCTCTATAACGACCTTGCCCTTGTCCATCACCACGGCCAAGTCCATCACCAAGGCCAAGACCATCACCACGGCCAACACCACCACCACGAGCTCTACCACCACCACTGCCTAGACTACCACCACCACGGCCTCTTGTAAGTCCTAGTTGCCGACCTCTTTGTTGCCTAGATCCTCTTTGACTAACACTTGGTTGGcttggcacttgttggctaccacttggttggctaggcacttgttggctaccactaggttggctcccacttggttgccttggcacttgttggctaccactaggttggctctcacttggttgccttggcacttgttggctaccactTGGTTGGCTCCCTTGTGTAGCTCCTTGTTGGCTAGTGCTTGCATCATTTTTCTTGGACCTTTTCCTTGGTTTCGTACATTTTCTTTTGTTGTGGCCATGACCTTTGCATTCCCCACAACGGGAGCTCTCACGAGGCTCTTAGAATTGATCGTTTCCCGCTTCGCGGCGGCCACCATGGCCCCATCCGTCCATGTCGCCTCTAAAACGCTTTGTTTTACGTCTACCACGTTTAACAACCTTCAACTCCGGATCCGGCCATAGTTGAACTCCATGGTACTCCGGCCATTGTGATTGGTCAAAGTATGGGTGAAAGCGGTGAGCCCATGTTTTCTTGACCGTCATGATTGAGAACTCCAACTCCCTCACGGTGCGTGGGTGATTGATGTCCACATTTCTAACGCGACCGGCGGTATACAAATGTGAGCATGGGAGATGAAGCAACAATGGCCTCCCGCAAGAGCAATCACATTGTGTTAACGACACCTTGAAAGCCCGACCTCCATGTTGCCGGCCATCGTTTGTGGTTCCTCCTGGCTCTTTCACTTCATACTTCCACTCTTCGTTGTCATATAATATAGCTTTTTCTGAGTCCGCCTTTCGTGATTGAAATTCTAACCATTCATCAACCTTGGGTGGGAACTTGTACTTGTACTTGCGCGGGTTCTCACCCGCTATCTGTGCATCAGTTTCCATTGAGTACTTTAGAAAGTACGCATTCATCTTGTCAAATGTGTATTGAACTATTGCCGTCACAGGTAATCCACGTGCACCTTTGAGCGGTCAAGAACGTGCCATCAATAGAGATGACCGGCCTACAGTGTTCGAAAGCCCTCACGCATTGCTCGAACGCCCAAAATGCACGGCCAAATACTCGGACTTTCTTTCCTTCATAAACCGTTGTGTTGGTGCCCATGAGGCTCGACAACATGAACCATGCCCGGGTTTGTGGCGGCCATGGCTAACAACAACCTAGGGATTCGGTTGTATGCTTCCTCCCAAGTACCATACAACATCTTAAATGCGGCTTGCTTCGCCTTCCATGCCTTGCCGTACTTCACCTTGTAATGAAAGATGGCTTTCACAAGGTCAATGACATGTTGGACGCTCATTGTTGGAAGTGTGGATATTGAGTTGGAGAGCTTGTAAGCGATGAACTCAGACGTGAGTTGTCTGTGGTCTTGGGACACAATCTTGCCATCCACCCTTTTGCCTCGGCACATGTGAGTTGGCACACAACTCACTACGTGCCAAGCGGGACCTCCTTTCCATGGTCTTGCACGCACAATCCACGGACATATTTCATCTTCACATGCACATGCAACCGTGTAGCGCACATTGACGTCCGAATGCACCACCTTGTGTGGACGATAATGCGTAACCGAGTAGTTGTCGAGCCACATCTTCAATTCCAAGAAGGTTTCGAACTTACACCCTTTACCAATCCGGTTCTTGTCGTCTCCCAAATCACGGTGAGAGCTTGGCCTAACCCCAAGAGATATAGATTTGCCACCATCCACAACGGCTTCATCCGCGAGACTAACATCCTTGAACAATGGTGTCTTGTGATCCCGACCGAATACCTTCTCGAAAGCTTCGGCCTCCTTCACCGTGAACCCCTCCTCATCAACTTGTTCATCGGGACCTTCGTCATCCGAATCCAATGCATATGCACGGGAAAAAGGGATGGAATGGTCCATTGTCTCTTGCAAATGATATTTGTCAAGATCACCCACATTGTTGTCATGGAGATCAACTTCATTGTCATCGTCTGCATACTCATCATTGTCCTCTTGCAAAGCTTCATCTTGGTTGTTTGTAAACGGGCTCAATGTTGGCCTCACTTCTTGGGTCAAAAGAGGTTCAACAATTTCATCTCGCTTCAAGGGTGGGGGGCTACTACCAACCAAAGGGGAGGGTTTCCGGTTCAAGTCCAAATGCAAATTTGAATCA
Protein-coding sequences here:
- the LOC125510603 gene encoding uncharacterized protein LOC125510603; protein product: MCTRDRDLWRMRCPLICNWAVELHLPHRVRRQFGLFQAHPPEWEDTDKLLHALDRKRQRKIKDWAKHHRKYVVQFALSVEQARAGKGVQLREHCPVAFNNYLTWFLASTRVEVCKPAYAEEILEEPTVFDEVAQHQYNALVRKGNSVIPSAPMMNFVRAQIKKAADETETILETTPAGKSDGEGALRAFIKRQGQKLRRLSNLFGCRDPEYVSPERSRSATPSDPASGQSHGDHLEDEDVGVAPKRYGMSIYIQLLMHC